Within the Verrucomicrobiota bacterium genome, the region GCGGGACTTGCACCCGCTGGCCTGTCAAAGATCGAAGGCTGCACCAGAAAGATGGAATGAATCACGAATGACATCATTGGCCAGTGGCGTTGGCTTGGCAGCCCCCATTTTACCAGAATTTCAACGCGCTGATTCGACTACTCGCGACGCCAGAATGACCTGAATCTTATTAGGTTGGTAATCGGATTTGCAATTTTTGTGCAAAAGAAGCTGGTCCCCCCATTCCGAACTGATCTGGTTTTCATCCGTGCCATCCGTGTAATCAGTGGTTAAAAATCCGGAATTGCACGTCCGATTCCACCGGTAACACCGACCGGGACCGCCATACCTAACTTGCTCCCAGCTTCTGGCTCCTCGCTTCCATCTCCTTCGTATCATTTTTTGCCAGCTACTCTTTTTGCCATGTCCGGTTCCCATTTTTCTGCCGGTTTATTTTTCTGCTAAAGTTCTGCAAAAGTTCCCGTTGGGGTTTTCGGGCATTACTCATTAATGCTGCTTGCGGATGATAATGCGGGCGGTCTGGACGCTTTCGCTGTTGACCAGGCTGCCCAACACCGTGCGGGTACACACCCAGGTCACGTCAATCGCCTTGCATAAGTCGGTATTGGTGGTCGGCACCAGATCAAAGGTGCCGGGCACGGTATTCCGCTGCCACATGTTAAAGACGCACGCCACGCACCCGTGGAGCATCACCTGCGAGCCCCCCCCCTTGATACGCGTCAGCGTTTGATTGGTGGAACTGTACGAATACGAGAGCACGGTGTTATCGGAATCATAAAAATCCAGGCGATAACTCATGTTGGTGCCGGAAACGGTTTTGACAAAATTGGTCAGTTGCTGCACCTGGCGAATGTCACGGGTCATGACATCCAATGTGTTACGGCTGTCCTGATCCAGTTCCACGTAATTGGCAAGGCTGGCCACCGTGCGGCCGGTGTAGAGTGACAAAACGGCAATGGCCGCGAACACCAGGCAACTGATGCCGATGGAGACCATCAGTTCCGGCAGCGTAAAGGCAAGGCAATTCATTGCGGCGTTCGGTCTGCTGCCCCCCCTGCCGCCGAAGAACGCAAAGCCGCTTGCCGCTGCCTTTCGCTGATTGAGCCGCACGTTCATATTCAGTTCAGGGCAGCAGATTATTACTCGCCAGCCAGGTATCCATCGGCCCCACTTCGATCCACGAGGTGATCATGTACCGACTGGTGGGGCCCATCCGGGCCAGGTTTTCATCATAATGGAAATTAAAATGCCCGTTCATCCTGACCGAGTTGACCACACTGGCACCAATGAAATCCTGGTTGTTATTGCCGCCGCCACCCAACGTGAAATCCGCATACGGGGCGTAGATGACGCCGCAGAAACCGCCATTGCCGTGAATGTTGATCGACGTGTTATTGGCGGTGCCGAAATATTGAAAATTCGCCGCGTTGCCGGACATATTCAGGACGCCATTCCCGGCGATGTCCGTCGAAGCGCCATCCATGTAAAGCATCAGGCTGGCGCCGGGTCCAATGGTCAAACCACTCTGCCCCTTGAAAGAGATGCTGGAGGTGACGTGCAGACGCGCGTTGCCGCGGACATACACGCTACCGCTCAGGTTGTCTATAACGTAATCATAACTATCCAATACTATATCGTACTTCTGGCTGGTTATCGTGGCCGCGTTGGTCGTGACAACATTGTAGGTATAGGAAACAATCGGCGTATAGGTATAGGTATGCATGGTATAGGTATAGGCATTCGGGATGATATAGGTATAGGAGCGCTCGTTATATACGTAGCTTTGAATCGCCCAATAGTCGTAAAAGGTTCCCTTATTTTTCCCAGTAGTGACGACACGGTTGGTCACCGTCCCCACATACGTGATCGGCGGACCCACGGAAGGCGCCACCGTGGCATTATAGACAAAGGCCGTATTGGTAGTAATGAAGCCCGTCGGCGCCGGCGTAGGCAGCGTGGCGTTTGTGACCACCACAATGTTGGTAATGATCACGCCTGCAGGCAGTGGCGTCGGCATCGCATTCGTGGTGACTGTAATCGTATTGGTGGTAACATTCTCATAATCATTGGTGGGATACAACGTGCTGGTGACGACAATATCGTTGCGGGTAACTCCTCCCGGCGGCCAATACGGAGGCCGGGTGGGCGTGGTGATGGTCAGCCCGACATTGGTGGTGATGGGTGGGTTGGGCATGGGACTGGGCATATTAACCGTCGTAACCACGCTGGTGCCAAAACTATAATTGGTGGTTGAAATGCTGCCGGAGTTGGGGGAGAAACCGCCCGCAAACGGGCAAACCACATCCGGAAAACTCTGATTCATATCGGAGGATGCGTGGCCCGCCTCAATGCCGCGCCCGCCACCGGAAACAAACGCCAAGTCGCCGATCACACCGCCGGAGCCCACCGCAATGGTGCCGCCTGGCCCGGTGGCGGCGTGACCAATCACATTGCCGTTGCCAATATCCACGATATTGGCTCCGCCCGAGTTACTGGCGACGTCGCCGTTACCTTTGCGTTTGGCAGGATCCCACTGGCCATTGGTGCTATAGTTGGGATCCGCCGAATCGAAGCTGTCGGTGGTCACGTTCTGGCCGGCAAAACTAATGCCCCCCCGGGCCACCATACCTTTGGCAAACAGCGCGCCATTGCTGGTGGTGACCCGCACCGAGCGGTAGATTTTGCGGGCGCCGATGGCGGTGGTTGGCTGGTTGGCGATTTGGGCAAACAGGACCGGCGGAGCCTCCGTCGGCAGATAGCCAAACGCGGTGGGCGGCGTGGTGTACCCGGAACACTCGATGACCGGCAGGACGTTGGTAGTGATCGAGACCATGTACCCGCCCCCGTTCAGTGACCGGCCAGTGACCGCCATCCCGGACACATTGGTCCAGGGCGAGAGAAAGAGGTTGGTCAACCCGTTTTTATTCAAGTGTGCCAGCGCCTCTTCGATGCCGGCTTCGACGATAGGCATCACCGAGTTCCAGGTCTGCGAGCGGGTGACCGAGCGATTCTGGGCATTGATCAGGATCAGGTAACTGGCCAGGATAAAACCCAAAATCGCGCTGGTAATCAAGACGATCACCAGCACACTCGCGCGGGTCGGTCTGGTGGAAAGGCGTTGGATTTTCATAGGGGTGCGTTCAACGTTGTTCGTTGCGAATGACGACCATCGCGGTTTGCACGCTTTCCGTGTTCACCTTGGCCCCGAACATTTTGCGGGAACAAATCCAGGTGACCCCAATGGCCTTGCAATAATCCGCGTTGGTGGCAATCACCGGATAAGGGTTCCCGATGTCCGGGTTGCGTTGATACATACTGAAAACCAGCATGTCGCATTGCTCCAGCAATAGTTTATTGTCAGTGCCTTTGATCCGGGTCAACGTGTGCGCCTGCGGATCATACGTATAGGTCAGCGGCAGGCCGTCATTATCTTGAAAAACCAGCATGTTGGTTTGGTACGTGGACAAATACAGCACGTTGCGCACATCCCGCGTCATGATATCCAGCGCATTGCGGCTGGCGTTGTCCAGGTCCACGTAGTTGGCCATCATGGCAAAGCTCCGCCCCGTGTAGAGCGAGAGCGAAGCAATCGCGGCAAACACGATGCCACTGATGCCCATGCTGACCAGCAACTCCGGCAGGGTAAAGGCGCGCTCGCGCCAGCCGGATCGCCGCTTAAAAGATGTAGGGTTGCATTCCATTGCGAGCCACATAAGTGCGCATTTCCCGAAGCCGGGGAACGTCGGCGTTGGTCCATCTGACTTGCAGAATAATCATTCGGATATCGTCGCTGTAATTCGCGCTATTGGCAGGCCAATCCACGTTGGTAACGAGCGTGCTGCCATAATAGGTGATGCCTTGAACCATTCCCGTTGGGTAATAAGTGGTGGTGAACGTGGCGGGCAGCGTCACCCCATCGTTCACCTGAGTCCAGGTGCACAGGCGGGCAATTTCAGTGTGCTCGACCAGAATTTGGGTCGCGCGCAGGTTTTCCCGCGACACCCGAATGACCTGCACGCCGGAATTAATGCCCGCGTAGAGCGAAACGAACACGGTGACCATGATCGCCATGGCCATCAGAATTTCCACCAAGGTAAAGGCCATCGCCCTACCTTTTTTTCGGCCCCATGTTGTGCAAGTTCTCATAATCGGCTAACTAAGCTCGTTCATTCTCAGATACACAGCAAGCAACCATCCTGCCGTGTTTGGGACTGGACTCACCAAACCCCAAGCCTTCTATATCCCAACTGACTACTGGAAAGATAGTTATGTAAACGAAAGGCCGAAAGGGACAAATGGATAGTATTATGGACTTATACTGATAGGGATGAAAGTACCTAGCCGAAAACTTTTTGCAGAAAAATGAACCGGCAGAAAAATATTAATTCAATTTATTCCCATCTTTCGGCCGGTTTGTTTTTCTGTAATGAGCCTAAAAAGCCCCGCCCGCTAGACGGGGTTGTTTATTAGCTCTTGGGAGAATAAACAAGCCTGAGTAACCGAAAACTTTTGCAGAAAAATGAACCGGCAGAAAAATATTCATTCAATCGGTTTTCATCTTTCTGCCGGTTTATTTTTCTGCAAGATTTCCCCCCAATTTTTCCGTACCACTCACGCTCGCGCGGCGAAACTCTGCTGCACGAAATAGGCGGCCGCTTGGGAACGACGTTTCATCTGCAGTTTATCCATCGCGTTGCTGAGATAATTCTTGATGGTCTTGTCGCTCAGCACTAATTCCTGGCCGATTTCCTTGTTGGTTTTGCCCTGCGCCACCAACGCGATGACCCGCCGCTCCTGCGTAGATAATTGCTCCAGCTTATTTTCCGTCTTGGGTTCCGCATCCGTTTTGATGCGGTTCAAGACCTGGCCGACGACCGCCGGGTCCAGAATGGAGCGTCCGGCATGGATACTTTCAATGGCCGCCACCAATTGCGGTTCTTCGGCGTCTTTCAGCAAAAAACCATCCGCCCCGGCGCTGATCGCCTGCACCACCACGTCATCGTCCTGGTACGAGGTTAGGAAAAGCACCCGGACGTTCGGCGCCTGTTTGCGGATTTTCCGGCACGCCTCAAAACCAGAGCTATCCGGCAGGCGCACATCCATCAGCACCACCTCGGGCTTTAGCCGGGCGGCTTCCGTGACGGCGTGCGCGGCGGAATTGGCCTCGCCGACAACTTCCATCTGGGGATGGCGGCCAAGCAGAGCGGTTAATCCCATGCGGACAACTGCATGGTCGTCCACGATCAATAGCCGAATATTTTTTTCAACCATCTGATTCATAGCAAATGAATCTGTGTCAGATATTGGACGCTTTGTCCATGGTTAAATTCAAATCATGGTGCTGACCACTTGATGACGGTCGTATCGTTGGGTGCCACCTCATTCCAGGAGGTGACAATAAAGCGGGTGCCTGGGCCACTGCGCAACAGATCCTCATCGTAATGAAAATTGAAGTGCCCGACCATGCTAACCGTATTGACAATGGCAGCCCCGCAGAAATCCTGAGTATTGTTACCGCCACCCCCCAAGGTGAACGCGGCATTGGGCGCATAGATTGCACCGCAGAAGGTGCCGTTACCGCTGATTTTGAGATCCGTATGCGTATCCAGGCCGAAATACTGAAACCGAATGGCTTGGCCGGAGGGATTCAGAAGGCCCTGACCGCTAATGGAGGCACTGGCACCCGCCATGTAAAGTTTCAAACTGCCGTTAGGACCAATCGTAATCCCTTCCAGGCCGGAGAAGGAGATGGAGTTGCGCACGTAGATGGAAGTATTACCACGCACATAGACAGTGCCACCCAGGCTATCCACCGCGTAATTATAACTATCCAGAATCAGGTCATACGCGGATGTGGTCACCGTGACATTCGTGCTGGTGCGCGCAAAATAGGTGTAACTGATCAAAACGGTGTAGCTATACCTTCGCATTTGACAGGTGTACGTGGTTGGAAGATTCCAAGTATAGTCCTTTTGATTGTACGTATAATCGCGAATCGCCTGGTAATCATGCCACCAACCGCGGTCGGATTGGTGGCTGACTGAATTATAGCGGTTGGTCAGCACTCCCACATAGGTACCAGCCGAGGGGGGCGTCCAGGCCGGGGCATTCGAGGGGGGCCCGGGCGGCATCGGAGTGGATGGATATTGGACGCTGGAAAAGACGGTATTGGTCTGAATGGTTCCATTGGGGAGGGGCGTGGGCAGCGCGACATTGGTAAACCAGGTGACATTGGTCTTAATCACCCCAGCGGGCACGGGCGTGGGCAAGGTATTGGAGTTGACCTGAAAAATGTTGGTGGTGATCGCACCGAAGGCGTTGGTGGGATAATCGGTGCTGGTCACCGTGACGACATTCGTTACGACCGCGCCAAGCACGTACCCGGTGGGATAATCGTAGGTGGTAATCATGCCCGTGGTATTCGTGGTGATGGCGCCACCGGGGGGGGGACTGGGATAGGCGGCAGTGGTCACCCAATTACTGCCATAGACAAAGTTGGTGATGGAAATATTACCGCCGCCCGGGGTATAGCCGCCGGTAAACGGAGCAACCACCGTGGGGAAACTCATATTCATGTCATCGGAGAAATGCCCGGGCTCGATGCCGGCATTGCCGCCGGCGAACCAGGCCAGACTGCCAACCACCCCGTTCGGCCCGATATTGATCGTGCCACCGGGACCGGTAAAGACGTGGCCGCAAATGTTGGCGTTACCGGCGTTGAACAACCCTGGCTGACCGGAATTAGTGGCAATATCGCCATTATCCTTGTGTTTGGCGGGATCATATTTGCCATTGGTGCTGAAGTTCTGGTCGCCGGAATCAAAACTATCCGACGCCACATTGTTCCCATGCATATCCACGCCGTTTTTGGCGATCATGCCCATGGCGAAGAAGGAGCCGCCACCGGTGGTGACACGCACCGAGCGATAGACTTCCCCGGGGCGCGCGTAGGTTGGGCCAAGGGAACCTAACAACGGCGAAATACTGGCCAAGGTGACAAACGGCGCCGGCACATAACCGGTACACTCGATCGTGGGCTGCGTGGCGGCGGTGATGGAGACCACATACCGGCCTTTGTCCATGGTCCGTTGCATCATGGCGAGATTGGGGATCGCGTACCACCCCCAAATGTGCAGCTTTTGCCAGCCATCACTATAGAGATTGGTGGTACCGGTCTGATTCAGGTGCGCCATCGCCTCTTCCAGCCCCGCTTCCACCAACGGCATCACCGTATTCCACGTTTGGGATCGTTCCACGGCGCGGCTCTGCGTGCTCACCAACGTCAGGTAACTGGCCAGGGTGAATCCCAGAATGCCAAAGCACAGCATCGTCAGCATCAACACCGACCCTTGCTCCGTCCCGCTGGTCTTCAGAAATATTTTCATAACTTTCTTGTATTCAATGTTTTGCGAGGTGTTACCGGCCTCGCCAGGCACCCTCAAAAAATGTAATTTTGCAGCCCGTTCCGGCCCACCATCGTACTCATCTGCCGATCGTGTGGAATATTATAGTTCGTCCAGCTCACCTGAATCACGACCATCCGCAAATCGTCCGAATAGGACGCGCTAAAGGGGGGATTGGTGACGGTGACGGACCCGTAATAAACGACTCCGTGACTGGCATTTAAGGTGGTTGGATAGTAGTAGTCCACAAACGTGGGGGGAACGTTGGTGCTACTGGTGACCTGCTCCCAAGCGTACAGGCGCATGGTTTCCATTTTTTCCGCCATAATCTGGGTGGCCCGCAAATTCTCACGCGCCATGCCGATGATTTGCACCCCCGACGCGAGACCGGTGTACAGGGAGATAAAGCCCAACCCAAAAATCCAGATACTCACCAGGACATCCACCAGGGTAAAGGCCAACGCCCTACCGTTTTTTCGGTCCCATGTTGTGCAAATTCTCATAAGCGGTTAATCAAGCTCGTTCAGTTGCATCTCAAGAGTAAGCAAGCATCCTGCCGTGTTTGGGACTGCCATCACAAAACCCCGAGCTTTCTATATTCCAACTAACTACTGGAAAGATAGTTATGTAAACGAAAGGCCGAAAGGGAAAAATGGATAGTATTATGGTCTTATACTAATAGGGATGTAAGTACCTACTAACAATAACACCGGTGTGAAGGTGGTTTTCCTTTTACAGAAAAATTGAACGGTAGAAAGATATAAATCCAGATCAGAATGCGGAGGGTTATTGTGTTAACAGCATTATCTGTCGAACATGGTCTGGCAATCCCAAAGAACCGGGTCCGGCAAAATTTGAAACCAGGCAGGTTGATTGTTTTCCATCTTTCTGCCGGTTTATTTTGATGATATGAGCCTAAAAAGCCCGCCCCCTGGACGGGGGGTTGTTTATTAGATCTCGGGAGAGTGAACGAGATTGAGTAACCGAAAACCTTTTACAGAAAAATGTAATTCCAAATTTTTTTACCATGTTCGGTTCCCATTTTTCTGCCGGTTTATTTTTCTGCAAAAGTCCCCGTTGGGGTGTTCGGGCTTATGCATTATGCTGCTTGCAAAGGATGGTTCGGTATTCGGCATTCAGATTCTCTGTCCCAATATTGGACACCTCGAAGACTTTGGGACATTGAAGAACAAAGCCAACCACGCCGTTTGGTGTCCCGGCTTTAACCGGTTTTGGCATAACCAAAACCCACACGCGACTAGGCCCCGTCACCACTCAAA harbors:
- a CDS encoding prepilin-type N-terminal cleavage/methylation domain-containing protein, which produces MWLAMECNPTSFKRRSGWRERAFTLPELLVSMGISGIVFAAIASLSLYTGRSFAMMANYVDLDNASRNALDIMTRDVRNVLYLSTYQTNMLVFQDNDGLPLTYTYDPQAHTLTRIKGTDNKLLLEQCDMLVFSMYQRNPDIGNPYPVIATNADYCKAIGVTWICSRKMFGAKVNTESVQTAMVVIRNEQR
- a CDS encoding response regulator transcription factor; the encoded protein is MVEKNIRLLIVDDHAVVRMGLTALLGRHPQMEVVGEANSAAHAVTEAARLKPEVVLMDVRLPDSSGFEACRKIRKQAPNVRVLFLTSYQDDDVVVQAISAGADGFLLKDAEEPQLVAAIESIHAGRSILDPAVVGQVLNRIKTDAEPKTENKLEQLSTQERRVIALVAQGKTNKEIGQELVLSDKTIKNYLSNAMDKLQMKRRSQAAAYFVQQSFAARA